In one window of Tubulanus polymorphus chromosome 3, tnTubPoly1.2, whole genome shotgun sequence DNA:
- the LOC141902706 gene encoding uncharacterized protein LOC141902706: protein MGCMWKLVAVTAAVCLVWKTEICFGNPVFDAVFDRKSEANIRTRRHVNDNTHHHHEDSHEHDTHHHHDTGHHGHDDHHHDSSHVDHHHDHGTSHSSHHHGSHRDSHEHHDHHHNPHHHHQHGTAHQVDTHHNHHRDHGHHDHHEPISSTSTSGKHHGQHYDAVVKHTDKLGHTHSDVIHHEHAREEDERTATEVQHLSGHHHHHHHHHDHQTGNLNMTDETQDDNSTSSNESLTEIFGRCDVNSNDNGLAINGSIHLRQKCTKKCCCCNMKGNSQPVEMKLNLKTSGSRAATGIVVELLEYGVITPKCDMMGARFGGNTNATTKNISTHVSVIPNEAGEVVTKLEGQGLTLRGKDTIFGRGIKMTTTVSEPDHDLLVNCCVISQAPSDPIWDTN from the exons ATGGGTTGCATGTGGAAATTAGTGGCTGTCACAGCAGCAGTATGTTTGGTGTGGAAAACCGAAATATGTTTTG GAAATCCCGTTTTCGATGCTGTATTTGACCGGAAATCGGAAGCCAATATCCGGACACGACGTCATGTGAATGATAACACCCATCACCACCACGAAGACAGCCACGAACACGATACCCACCACCACCACGACACCGGTCATCATGGACACGATGACCACCACCATGACAGTAGCCACGTGGATCACCATCACGATCACGGCACTAGCCACAGCAGCCATCACCACGGGTCACATCGAGACAGTCATGAGCATCACGACCACCATCACAATccccatcatcatcatcaacatgGTACAGCACATCAAGTTGACACTCATCACAACCATCATCGTGATCACGGCCACCATGATCACCATGAGCCCATCA GCAGTACATCTACTTCTGGCAAGCACCATGGCCAACACTATGACGCTGTCGTAAAGCATACCGATAAACTCGGTCACACTCACAGCGATGTCATACATCATGAACACGCCCGCGAAGAGGATGAACGAACGGCAACCGAGGTTCAACATCTTAGTGGACACcaccaccatcatcatcaccaccaTGATCACCAGACTGGAAATCTAAATATGACCGATGAAACCCAGGATGATAACAGCACTTCTTCAAATGAATCTCTGACCG AGATTTTTGGTAGATGTGATGTgaatagtaatgataatggACTAGCAATAAACGGAAGCATCCATCTACGTCAGAAG TGTACGAAGaaatgttgttgttgtaatATGAAAGGGAATTCGCAACccgttgaaatgaaattgaacttGAAAACGTCCGGATCACGGGCGGCTACGGGAATTGTGGTCGAATTGCTAGAGTATGGTGTCATCACGCCGAAATGTGATATGATGGGTGCTCGATTCGGAGGAAATACAAACGCGACTACGAA gAATATAAGTACTCACGTAAGCGTTATACCTAATGAAGCTGGGGAAGTTGTTACTAAACTAGAAGGACAAGGGTTAACCCTCCGAGGAAAGGATACCATATTTGGAAGAGGGATTAAG ATGACAACGACGGTCAGTGAACCGGACCACGACCTGTTAGTCAACTGTTGCGTGATCAGCCAGGCGCCATCGGATCCAATATGGGACACGAATtaa
- the LOC141902707 gene encoding uncharacterized protein LOC141902707: MKILWLVSLFLAFAAVNCDHHSEVEQDNENENGEFRAVHKLERDVSALWKFVRELESKRTVNIYIHDGSKKEKATGNHVHVYHHKRSDNTLPQSTDELDQESTEANLPAAVEGMRTNDMQADSPVAATYGCCCLNHRRNGGIGGHILFRHLPGSEWVDVHYNIERTDRTSLGAVEVHHYMHAAGKTCNELRTAHSHHPAWAHLSGTSQRLKLSQEVDRQSFNLAQMFTHQCTMKVVSRDVSNCCTIRRSSQHVWTQLLRSRDATIQCNRGHHGTGHRPTHQHKHGHSGHH; the protein is encoded by the exons ATGAAGATTTTGTGGTTGGTATCTTTATTTTTGGCTTTCGCGGCCGTTAACTGCGACCATCATTCCGAAGTCGAACAGG ataatgaaaatgaaaatggggAGTTCAGAGCTGTCCATAAACTGGAACGTGACGTATCAGCGCTTTGGAAGTTCGTGCGCGAACTTGAAAGCAAACGCAcggtaaatatatacattcacGATGGCAGCAAGAAGGAAAAAGCAACTGGAAACCACGTGCACGTATACCATCACAAACGAAGCGACAACACATTGCCACAATCCACCGATGAATTGGACCAGGAATCAACAGAAGCAAATCTTCCCGCTGCCGTAGAAGGGATGAGGACTAACGACATGCAAGCAGACTCACCTGTGGCGG CCACTTACGGATGTTGTTGTCTTAATCACCGTCGAAATGGTGGAATTGGTGGACACATACTTTTCCGGCATCTG CCCGGTAGTGAATGGGTAGATGTGCACTACAACATAGAAAGGACCGACCGTACGTCGCTTGGTGCGGTGGAAGTACACCACTATATGCACGCAGCCGGAAAAACCTGTAACGAGCTCCGTACCGC TCACTCACATCATCCAGCCTGGGCGCATCTGTCGGGTACGAGCCAGCGATTGAAATTATCGCAGGAGGTCGATCGACAAAGCTTCAACCTGGCCCAGATGTTCACTCACCAATGTACAATGAAG GTAGTGAGCAGGGATGTATCGAACTGTTGTACGATCAGAAGGTCGTCCCAACACGTATGGACGCAGTTGTTAAGAAGTCGGGACGCAACCATCCAATGCAACCGTGGACACCACGGTACCGGACACAGACCCACACATCAACACAAACATGGGCACAGTGGACATCACTGA